From the Thiolapillus brandeum genome, the window TGGGTTCGATGACCCCCGGATCCGTGGTCAATGGAATCGCTGCTTTGATCGCCTGAATGCGTTTCTCAATCACCTCGGCATAGCGGCTGTTGTGTTCATGGAAAAGTAACCGTCCATTCCAGACCGCTATTGCGCCAACCTGGATTATCTGAGTCGCTTTTTCTTCTTGCCGGTCGGCGGCTGTTGCGGCTCAGCGGTGCCGGCATCCTTCACCGGCGCCAGCAGGTGAGGCGGGATATTCCATCGCTGGCCGTTGTCAGTGACCACGGTGACGGTCTTGCGGTTGTATTTGACCAGAGTTCCCATCAGGCGACCGCCGCCGTGCTCGAAGCTGACCCGCTGGCCGATGTTGAAGGCCATCATCTCGATGTGGGCCTGCATCGATTCGAGCATCTTCAGGCGCGCCACCACGCGCTGGTTGAGATCCAGCAGCTCCTCGAAGCTCAGGCCGTCGATATCAATGGACATGTTCAAGATCCGAGCGCAGGGGGTTGTCGGCGAAGCGCTCCTTCCAGCAACGCGGCGTCAGTTCCTCGACATCGCGGGCCGGATGCAGGGCTATCCGCTGCAGCACATCGACCAGATAGGTATAAGGATCCACGTTGTGCAGCCGGCAAGTGGTGAGCAGGCTCTGGATGATGCCCACGTGCTTCGCCCCCACCTCGCTCCAGCAGAACAGCCAGTTCTTCCGTCCCATGGGGATCACCCGCAGGGCCCGCTCCAGGTGGTTGGTGTCGATGGGCACCTCCGGGTCACCGAGGTAGACCTTCAGCTGTTCCCGGTGGTTGTCGGCGTACACCAGGGCCTTGGCCAGGGGATCGGTGTTGACCAGGTCCATGCGCTGGCGCTGCTGGTGGCACCAGGCGAAGAAGGCCTCGAAGATCGGCAGGGCATGGCGGCTGCGGTAGTCCAGTTTCTTCTGGCCTTCGAGTCCTTTTTCCCGGATCTGTTGCTCCACCCGGTAAAGACCGCCGATCAGGGTCAGGGCCTCCTGGGCGAGTGGATCGCTCTTTTGCGCCCGCTCGAAGTAGCGCCGGGTATGCGCCCAGCATTGAGCCTGGGTGATCTGTGGCTTGTTCTTTGCATAGCGGTCATAGGCGGCATAGCCGTCGCTGAGCAGCACGCCGGCGAAGCTCTTGAGCTGTTGTTCGATGTGCGCGCTGCCGCGACTGCTCGACCAGGTGAAGCAGAGCTCGTCGTCCTCGCCATAGATCGGCCAGTACCAGGTCGATTGCATCTGGCCTTTCTTCTTGCGCCCCGCTTTTATTGGTGTTTCGTCCATGGCCAGCACCCGGCTTTGCAGGATGTGCCGCCATTGGGCATCGACGATAGGTTCCAGCAGTTCGATGCTGCGCTGCACATAGTTCGTCAGGGTGGACCGGCTCAGGGTGATCCCGGCATCCTTGAGGCGCTGGTGCTGGCGATACAACGGCAGGTGATAACAGAACTTGTCCACCAGGATGCCGGCCAGCAGGCTGACGTCCGCCAGGCTGCCCTCGAACACCGCCGAGGGGGCCGGGACTTCCATCAGGTGGCGGCCGGGCTTGTGCCGCAGCACCGGGCGGCGGTACTCCAGCACCACGTAGCTGCCGGGACGCTGGGCCAGACGGCGGCTGATCTTGGTGTCGATGACCTCGTACTGATCGGCCTCCGGGCCATTGAGTTGCGGCGCAGAGAGCTCGATGACTTCAATGGGTACGTCCGGGCCGAAGCGCAGGCCGCTGTCGGTGACATCGTCTGCGTTCCGCTGCTTACGCTTGCGACGGCGATAGGTGATCTCTTCAGTGGGTTCCGGCTCGGTGGGAGCTGGGGTATCACCCAGCAGGGCGCCCAGATCGAGCTGGTCCGGGTTGTCGATAATGCGCTTCTCGGACTTGCGCCCAAAGAGTTGTCTTTTGAACCAGTCGAGTTGCTGTTGGAGGGAAGCGACTTCAGCTTGAAGGGCGCGGATCACAGCAGCAGGATCGGCTTCGGTGGAAGTGGTGTTTTTTGCTGTGCAATCCGTTACTTGCATGACGCATATTATACCTAGACACGCCCTTTTCGGCCACATCGATAACGCTTGAAGCGGCGCACGGACCGCAGATCGATACCCTCGATAATCAGCTTCAGATCCGTCCAGCTCAGCGCCTGTTTGTCGCCACCCTGGGCATTGAAGTGGAAGCGCCCTTGCTCCAGGCGCTTGCTCCACAGGCAGTAACCGCCCTGTTCGAAGTAGAGCACCTTCAGCTGGGTGCGCTTGCGGTTGATAAAGACAAACAGCGGGCCACTGGTCGGATCCTCGGCCAGCTTCTGCCGTACCAGGGCCGAGAGCCCATCGAAGGACTTGCGCATGTCCGTCGGTGGTGCATACAGCCACAGCCGGACACCGGACTCGGGCAACAGCATGGCTATCCCTGGTGCAGGCGCAGGCAGAGCCCGTTGCCGAGATCGAGTTCGATGTGCCACCCGGGCGCTGGCTCCGTCACCGGCGGCGAGAGCTCGATCCAGTCGTCCAGCGACACACGCCGTGTACTCGCCACCTTGTCGAGACCCGCCTTATCTCCTTCGGCCCGGAGCTTGCGCTTCCAATAGCCAAAGGTCGCCACCGCGATACCGGCTTGTTCACAGAAGGCCTTCCGGGTCAGGCCGCTGGCTGCCTGCTCCTCGATCAACCGTTGCCACTCATTCTTGCTGCGTCGCTTGTTCATGATCTGCTCCTGTTGGTAAATGCAGGGGCAGGTTATGGCGCAAGAGGCTGCTTGGGAAGAACGGTGTAGTTTGAACGGTTACGTTGCTTGAGAGCAGAGATCAGTTCACTGGCCATGATGCCCCTCCCGCAGGCCGTCATAGCGGCTACAGTTGGCTTGTGGCTCCTGTTGCAGGCGCAGGTGGCCGGGAACCGGATTTTCCCTGACCGGTTGCGGTTCTTTGAGCCGGTTGACATGGTTGAGCACCACTGCGGCATTGAGGGTCTTGTGCTCCAGGGCCAGTTCACAGGCGACGCTCAGCAGTTCGCTGCCATGGGCCTTCATGGCCAACAGGATCTCGACAAAGGCGCGGTCACCCTTGTCCTGTTTGAGCAGATGATCTCTGACCTTGCGCACGGGCACCGGCAAATCCCACTGCACAAAGGGGGCGCCATTACGCAGGGCGCCGGGCTTGCGTTCCAGTACGGGCAGATAATGCCAGGGATCTAGGATCTGCTGCTCCCGGTTAAAACAGCGGTGATGGCAAGCCAGCACCTTGCCCTCATGCACAATCTTGATCTGGGTGGCCGTGGCACGCAGGAACACACCTTGACCGGCATATTCCGCCGGTACGCTGTAACGGTTCCGGTCATAGCCGACGGTGCAGGTCGATGAGACCCGGCAGGCTTTTTCCACATAGCCGACAAAGGGTTTGCCCACCGGACGCAATAACGCCTGTTCTTCAGCAAAAACCTGCCCGATGGTCTGTGAGGATTGTTCAGGGTGCTTGCGCCGGGCCAGTTTCTTACGGCACTGTTGCTCCAGCCAGATATTAAGTTCGGCCAGGTCCTTGAACCGGGGACGGGGACTGAACAGCCATTCCCGCACATTCCCCACCTGGTTCTCGACCTGCCCCTTCTCCCATCCGGAAGCAGGCGTACAGGCCACCGGTTCAAACAGATAATGATTGGCCAGGGCCAGAAACTGACGATTGAACCGGCGCTGCTTGCCCACTTTGATGGCATCCACCAGGGTGCGCGGGTTATCGTAGATCATGCGTTTGGGAATGCCGCCCCAGAACGCAAAGGCCCGGTCATGGGCATCAAAAACCATTTCCAGGCTTTCCCGGGAATAGGCCACCAGAAACGGCTGGCGGCTGTGGGCCAGACGGAAATGAGCCAGCTTGATGGTCTGTACCACGCCACCGAGTTCCACCTGTTCGTGGCTCCAATCGAACTGCGCCGCATCACCGGCCGGGAATATCAGAGGCACAAAGGCTTGACTAAGTGCCGGTTTGGCCTGTTTCCAGCGTTTCACAAAGCGCTGTACGCTGTCGTAAGCGCCTGCATAGCCTTCCGCCTGCAGGTCTTCAAACAGGCGGCGTGCGGTGCGTCGTTGCTTCTTCGGGTGTTGGCTGTCCTGCTCCAGCCAGGTCTTCAGCTGCTCTTCATAGGCGCCCAGCCGAGGCTTGGGTTGTTCCCTTCGTTGGTAACGGGGCGGGTCGCCCTGTTTCAAATACTTACGAACCGTATTGCGCGACAGGTTCAAACGACGGGCAATCTCACTGATGCTTTCACCGTTCACTTTATGACGGCGACGAATCTTGGCAATGGTTTCCATGCATAACAATCCCAGGTTACTCCGGCAAAAACCCGGAGGATGACAGACTTCAGGGGGTGGTCAAAATTCGACGCTGTTTCCCCCCAATTCCTGGTCAGTTTTGCACGCTGTTTAACATGCCAACGCCACGCCTCATGTGGCCCAGAACGACACCAACCGCTCATCAGCCATCGATGGGCGCACCACCCGCCACGAGGGTTACCGGACCAGCCTGACCATCCGCAAGCGGATCGAGGAATGCTTCGGCTGGCTCAAGACCATCGGTGGCCTGCGCAAGAGCCGGTTCGTAGGCCAGAAGAAGCTGGACTTCCACTTCGTACTGGGAGCCGCTGCCTACAACCTGGTTCGGATGCGCAATCTGGGGGTAGTGACGTGTTGATGGCCGAGGTCCAAGGGGTTGGTGTGCCTGGAGACGGGAAAACCAGGCGAAATGGGGCGATTTCTGGCCAAGGGGTAGAAATCGCCGTGGTTCATCCGCTACTCACCGCCAGGAAGGCCGCATCAGTTGGGATATTTTCAACGGCCTGTTAGAGCGTCTAGTTTTAGTGGCAGGGGTGGGGCCAAAAGTGTCAAAGCCGGAAATATACGATTGAAATATTGGAAAGCTTCTCGAAGCGGCATCTTCAGGTGTTTTTACAGCAATTTCAGTCAGCGCAGCGCCTTGGGCAGTGCCCTTTGCTGCGCTTCTATTGTGGAGAAGCCTATGGAGTTCAGCTGAGATATCCATTTCCGAAACAGAGGTGGTTGTTTTGATTGCTCTGCATAGATTAAAAAACGCCAAAAAGATTGTCGAAAAATCAGAAATAGAAATACTGGATTCTGTTAATAAAGCATTGAGAAAGCACGAACGCCCAACGATATCTCAAAGTGATTTAAGGCATGCCATGAAAATGCTCGAAAAAATAGACAGTATAGAAAAAGTAAAAACGAGTGGAGGGTGGTTTATACGGGAATGGGTTAGAGTGTC encodes:
- the istA gene encoding IS21 family transposase, which codes for MLCMETIAKIRRRHKVNGESISEIARRLNLSRNTVRKYLKQGDPPRYQRREQPKPRLGAYEEQLKTWLEQDSQHPKKQRRTARRLFEDLQAEGYAGAYDSVQRFVKRWKQAKPALSQAFVPLIFPAGDAAQFDWSHEQVELGGVVQTIKLAHFRLAHSRQPFLVAYSRESLEMVFDAHDRAFAFWGGIPKRMIYDNPRTLVDAIKVGKQRRFNRQFLALANHYLFEPVACTPASGWEKGQVENQVGNVREWLFSPRPRFKDLAELNIWLEQQCRKKLARRKHPEQSSQTIGQVFAEEQALLRPVGKPFVGYVEKACRVSSTCTVGYDRNRYSVPAEYAGQGVFLRATATQIKIVHEGKVLACHHRCFNREQQILDPWHYLPVLERKPGALRNGAPFVQWDLPVPVRKVRDHLLKQDKGDRAFVEILLAMKAHGSELLSVACELALEHKTLNAAVVLNHVNRLKEPQPVRENPVPGHLRLQQEPQANCSRYDGLREGHHGQ
- the tnpB gene encoding IS66 family insertion sequence element accessory protein TnpB (TnpB, as the term is used for proteins encoded by IS66 family insertion elements, is considered an accessory protein, since TnpC, encoded by a neighboring gene, is a DDE family transposase.) produces the protein MLLPESGVRLWLYAPPTDMRKSFDGLSALVRQKLAEDPTSGPLFVFINRKRTQLKVLYFEQGGYCLWSKRLEQGRFHFNAQGGDKQALSWTDLKLIIEGIDLRSVRRFKRYRCGRKGRV
- the tnpC gene encoding IS66 family transposase, producing the protein MQVTDCTAKNTTSTEADPAAVIRALQAEVASLQQQLDWFKRQLFGRKSEKRIIDNPDQLDLGALLGDTPAPTEPEPTEEITYRRRKRKQRNADDVTDSGLRFGPDVPIEVIELSAPQLNGPEADQYEVIDTKISRRLAQRPGSYVVLEYRRPVLRHKPGRHLMEVPAPSAVFEGSLADVSLLAGILVDKFCYHLPLYRQHQRLKDAGITLSRSTLTNYVQRSIELLEPIVDAQWRHILQSRVLAMDETPIKAGRKKKGQMQSTWYWPIYGEDDELCFTWSSSRGSAHIEQQLKSFAGVLLSDGYAAYDRYAKNKPQITQAQCWAHTRRYFERAQKSDPLAQEALTLIGGLYRVEQQIREKGLEGQKKLDYRSRHALPIFEAFFAWCHQQRQRMDLVNTDPLAKALVYADNHREQLKVYLGDPEVPIDTNHLERALRVIPMGRKNWLFCWSEVGAKHVGIIQSLLTTCRLHNVDPYTYLVDVLQRIALHPARDVEELTPRCWKERFADNPLRSDLEHVH
- the tnpA gene encoding IS66 family insertion sequence element accessory protein TnpA, with product MNKRRSKNEWQRLIEEQAASGLTRKAFCEQAGIAVATFGYWKRKLRAEGDKAGLDKVASTRRVSLDDWIELSPPVTEPAPGWHIELDLGNGLCLRLHQG